One part of the Mangrovibacillus cuniculi genome encodes these proteins:
- a CDS encoding MinD/ParA family protein: MDQASKLRAQVQRSETNNQSSCRTIAVVSGKGGVGKSNITLNLAVSLATNHQKKVLILDLDFGMSNLHLLLGKSPNYSLVDCLQYGISIEKAIMEGLNGLHYMSGGNGLTDIFEFSLDMRKRLIDELENFAYIYDFILLDMGAGATEQTMAFLSTAEELLVITTPEPTAMTDAYSMMKFLHLRYENRPFYLICNRAFSVNEGKEAMDRLVSTVKQFLKKDILPLGIVLESTQLRQAVINQEPVTLKYPKDEITRTFSQLAEKITVRSFENNIERSSTLSFFQKLRKRLLER, from the coding sequence TTGGATCAAGCAAGTAAATTAAGGGCGCAAGTACAAAGGTCTGAAACAAATAACCAAAGTTCGTGTCGTACGATAGCGGTTGTCAGTGGGAAAGGCGGAGTAGGAAAGTCAAATATAACCTTGAATTTGGCTGTTTCTCTTGCAACTAATCATCAAAAAAAAGTGTTAATTCTTGATTTGGATTTTGGAATGTCTAATTTACATCTTTTACTTGGTAAAAGTCCAAACTATTCACTTGTGGATTGTTTACAGTATGGTATATCGATTGAAAAAGCAATAATGGAAGGCCTTAATGGTCTGCATTATATGTCTGGTGGAAATGGATTAACAGATATTTTTGAATTCTCATTGGATATGAGAAAACGGCTTATTGATGAATTGGAAAACTTCGCTTATATCTATGATTTTATTTTATTAGATATGGGAGCTGGTGCTACAGAGCAAACAATGGCTTTTTTGTCTACAGCTGAAGAACTTCTGGTCATCACGACACCAGAGCCAACTGCCATGACAGATGCTTACTCAATGATGAAATTTTTACATCTTCGTTATGAAAACAGACCGTTCTATTTAATTTGTAATCGTGCGTTTTCTGTAAATGAAGGAAAAGAAGCTATGGACAGACTAGTAAGTACAGTAAAACAGTTTTTAAAGAAAGATATATTGCCTTTAGGTATTGTCTTAGAAAGTACCCAGTTAAGACAGGCGGTAATTAATCAAGAACCAGTTACGCTAAAATACCCTAAAGATGAGATTACGAGAACGTTTTCCCAATTAGCTGAAAAGATTACAGTGCGTTCATTTGAAAACAATATAGAGAGATCATCAACCCTTTCATTCTTTCAAAAATTGCGTAAAAGGTTATTAGAAAGGTAG
- a CDS encoding protein-glutamate methylesterase/protein-glutamine glutaminase, whose translation MDNIRVLVVDDSAFMRKLITDFLEEDADISVVGVARNGKDALEKAKVLKPTVITMDVEMPVINGLDALQLIMKEVPTPVIMLSSTTKEGAENTMMAMQHGAIDFIAKPSGTISLDLHKIKDELIEKVKLASSVSMKNVSIKSYPKVESKSFTPRRQLSTQHMSKQAKKLICIGTSTGGPRALQEVLASIPSTVSAPIVIVQHMPPGFTKSLAVRLNSICSIEVKEAEDGDILKNGCAYIAPGGFHMKITNSREAYAIKLDQIEPPRSGHRPSVDVMLESLLPFPELEKNVVIMTGMGSDGTKGLTDLKRGMHKVNAIAEAQETCIVFGMPKMAIASGNIDTVLPLQEIGPKIMNLLP comes from the coding sequence ATGGATAACATACGTGTCTTAGTAGTAGACGATTCAGCATTTATGAGAAAGTTAATTACCGATTTTTTAGAAGAAGATGCAGACATATCTGTTGTAGGAGTAGCAAGAAATGGGAAAGATGCTTTGGAAAAAGCTAAGGTATTAAAACCCACTGTTATTACAATGGATGTAGAAATGCCGGTTATTAATGGTTTAGATGCACTACAACTCATTATGAAAGAAGTACCTACACCAGTAATTATGCTTTCTAGTACGACGAAAGAAGGGGCAGAAAATACTATGATGGCAATGCAGCACGGTGCCATTGATTTTATTGCCAAACCATCAGGGACCATATCTTTGGACTTGCATAAAATAAAAGACGAGCTTATTGAAAAGGTAAAACTAGCTAGCTCTGTTTCTATGAAAAATGTCAGCATTAAATCCTATCCGAAAGTAGAAAGTAAATCATTCACACCAAGAAGACAATTATCTACACAGCACATGTCAAAGCAAGCAAAAAAATTGATCTGTATCGGAACATCAACAGGTGGGCCGAGAGCACTTCAGGAAGTTTTAGCATCTATCCCTTCGACTGTTAGTGCACCAATTGTCATCGTTCAGCACATGCCACCAGGGTTTACCAAGTCTTTAGCCGTTAGATTAAACTCTATCTGCTCTATCGAAGTAAAGGAAGCGGAAGATGGAGATATCTTAAAAAATGGGTGTGCCTATATAGCTCCAGGCGGCTTCCATATGAAAATAACAAATTCAAGAGAAGCATACGCCATTAAGTTGGATCAAATCGAACCACCAAGAAGCGGGCATCGTCCATCAGTAGATGTCATGTTAGAGTCTTTGCTACCTTTTCCAGAATTAGAAAAGAATGTTGTTATTATGACAGGTATGGGCAGTGATGGAACAAAAGGACTTACAGATTTGAAGCGTGGTATGCATAAAGTGAATGCGATTGCAGAAGCTCAGGAAACATGCATAGTGTTTGGAATGCCGAAAATGGCGATTGCATCAGGAAATATAGATACTGTTCTCCCTTTACAAGAAATTGGACCAAAAATTATGAATCTATTGCCTTAA